A window of Deltaproteobacteria bacterium genomic DNA:
CAAGTACTTAGTGAATTTTATTGGGTAACGACTCGCAAGTTAAAATCTCCACTATCTTTAATTGAAGCAGAACATGCTACAATCTCATTAGCAAACTTACCTATAGTAAATACAAATTCAAACACTGTCATTGATGCAATAACACTAAGCAGAGAAAAACCATTATCTTATTGGGATTCACTTATTATTCAATCTGCCATTTTGGGTGGATGTACCACAATTATCACTGAAGATCTGCAACATGACCATTCT
This region includes:
- a CDS encoding PIN domain-containing protein; its protein translation is MTGRVFIDTNIFVYAVDKDEPQKKAIARSLISDLSNKNQVMISLQVLSEFYWVTTRKLKSPLSLIEAEHATISLANLPIVNTNSNTVIDAITLSREKPLSYWDSLIIQSAILGGCTTIITEDLQHDHSIANISILNPF